From the Desulfovibrio sp. JC010 genome, one window contains:
- the flgM gene encoding flagellar biosynthesis anti-sigma factor FlgM, whose product MKINQYSQTPLKAYSENRVKDAADKAQSQQNTSAPSRDSVNVSSQAKLLGTARQTATESPDTREQKVRELREQVRSGTYKPDIRKTAMNLVRDEVDFLR is encoded by the coding sequence ATGAAGATTAACCAGTATAGCCAGACCCCTCTCAAGGCCTACTCTGAAAACCGGGTGAAGGACGCTGCCGACAAGGCCCAGAGCCAGCAGAACACTTCAGCCCCCAGCCGGGACTCTGTAAATGTTTCGTCCCAGGCAAAGCTTCTCGGAACCGCACGGCAGACCGCCACCGAGAGCCCGGACACCAGAGAACAAAAGGTAAGAGAGCTTAGGGAACAGGTGCGTTCAGGTACTTACAAGCCGGATATTCGTAAGACGGCTATGAATCTTGTACGCGATGAAGTTGATTTTTTACGCTGA